Sequence from the Rhodanobacter sp. genome:
CCTACAGCGACGCGCAGGCTGCCGCCGCACGCATCGAGGCCGAACGCGGCCTGGTGTTCGTGCATCCCTTCGACGACCTCGACGTGATCGCCGGCCAGGCCACCGTGGGCATGGAATTGCTGCAGCAGCTGCCCGCGCCGCCGGATGCCGTGTTCGTGCCGGTGGGCGGCGGCGGCCTGCTCGCCGGCGTGGCCGGCTACCTCAAGGCGCTGTCGCCGCAGACCAGGGTGATCGGCGTGCAGGCCGCCGACTCCGACGCGATGGCGCGCTCGCTGGAAGCCGGCGCGCGCGTGGTGCTGCCCGAGGTGGGCCTGTTCGCCGACGGCACCGCGGTGAAGCAGGTCGGCGCGCTCACTTTCGATCTCTGCCGCCGTCACGTCGACGCAATGCTGCGCGTGGACGGCGACGCGCTGTGTGCCGCGATGCGCGACGTCTACCAGGAAACCCGCAGCGTGCCGGAACCTTCCGGCGCGCTGGCGCTGGCCGGGCTCAAGCAATACGTCGCTGCGCAGGGGCTGCAGGACGCCACGCTGGTCGCCATCGTCTCGGGCGCGAACATGAATTTCGAGCGGCTGCGCTTCGTCGCCGAGCGCGCCGAGGCCGGCGAGCAGCGCGAGGCGCTGTTCGCGGTGACCATCCCCGAAGAGCGTGGCAGTTTCCGCCGTTTCTGCGCCGCACTGGGCCGGCGCAGCATCACCGAGTTCAACTACCGCATCGGCGACGCGCGCCAGGCGCACATCTTCGTGGGCGTGCAGACCGCCAGCCGCGACGAGCGCGCCGCGCTGGCCGCCGCGTTCCGTGCGCAGGGTTTCGACGTGCTCGACCTCAGCGACGACGAACTGGCCAAGCTGCACCTGCGCCACATGGTGGGCGGCCGCTCGCCGCTGGCGCAGGATGAGCGGCTGTACCGCTTCGACTTCCCCGAGCGCCCCGGTGCGCTGCCCGATTTCCTCGCGCAGCTGCATCCGGACTGGAACATCAGCCTGTTCCACTACCGCAACCACGGCGCCGACCAGGGCCGCATCCTGGTCGGCATCCAGGCGCCGGCCGACGAACAGGCCGCGCTGCAGCGCTTCCTCGCCACGCTGGACTACCCGCACTGCGACGAAAGCGACAACGCCGCCTACCGCCTGCTGCTGCGCAGCTGACGCCACCGACATCCACATCGCATCACGGAGCACGAACCGCATGCCCGCCTACCGTTCCCGCACCACCACCCACGGCCGCAACATGGCGGGCGCGCGCAGCCTGTGGCGCGCCACCGGCATGAAGGACGGCGATTTCGGCAAGCCCATCATCGCGGTCGCCAACAGCTTCACCCAGTTCGTGCCGGGCCACGTGCACCTGAAGGACCTCGGCCAGCTGGTGGCGCGCGAGATCGAGGCCGCCGGCGGCGTGGCCAAGGAGTTCAACACCATCGCGGTGGACGACGG
This genomic interval carries:
- the ilvA gene encoding threonine ammonia-lyase, biosynthetic, yielding MSVPLATRELSSDDAPANLDLLRRTLAARVYEVARETPLETAALLSARLGNRVLLKREDLQPVFSFKLRGAYNKMAALGAAERANGVIAASAGNHAQGVALAAAGLGIRAVIVMPVTAPQVKVDAVRRFGGDFVEVLLTGDSYSDAQAAAARIEAERGLVFVHPFDDLDVIAGQATVGMELLQQLPAPPDAVFVPVGGGGLLAGVAGYLKALSPQTRVIGVQAADSDAMARSLEAGARVVLPEVGLFADGTAVKQVGALTFDLCRRHVDAMLRVDGDALCAAMRDVYQETRSVPEPSGALALAGLKQYVAAQGLQDATLVAIVSGANMNFERLRFVAERAEAGEQREALFAVTIPEERGSFRRFCAALGRRSITEFNYRIGDARQAHIFVGVQTASRDERAALAAAFRAQGFDVLDLSDDELAKLHLRHMVGGRSPLAQDERLYRFDFPERPGALPDFLAQLHPDWNISLFHYRNHGADQGRILVGIQAPADEQAALQRFLATLDYPHCDESDNAAYRLLLRS